The DNA sequence AAAGTGCCGCAGATGATACGGGCGTAGCACAAGCGGTTGTGGTTCAACCGTATGACAAAAAGAAAACCAAAGCACAGCTTCGTCGTCCGTGGGACCGTGTATATGTAAAACTTCCTGCATTTGAAGTCGTTTCTAAAAACGAAGTATTGTACGCCCACACTAACCGAATTTTGCACCAAGAAACCAACCCTGGTTGTGCTAAGGCGTTAATGCAACGTCACGGAGATCGCAGTGTTTGGATTAACCCACCGGCGTTCCCACTTGAAACCGAAGAGATGGACTTTGTATTTGGAATGCCATTTGCGCGTATTCCACACCCCAAATACGATGGTAAAAAGATCCCAGCATACGAGATGATCAAGACTTCGGTTAACATCATGCGTGGTTGTTACGGTGGTTGTACTTTCTGTTCTATCACAGAGCACGAAGGTCGTATTATTCAAAGTCGTTCTGAAGATTCTATCATCCAAGAAATTGAACAAATTCGCGATAAAGTACCAGGTTTCACTGGGGTTATTTCAGACTTAGGCGGTCCTACTGCCAACATGTATATGTTGCGTTGTAAGAGTGCCAAAGCCGAAGCTACATGTCGTCGCGCATCCTGTGTTTACCCAGATATCTGTAAGCACATGGACACTGATCATGAGCCAACTATTAAGTTGTATCAACGTGCTCGTGAACTGCCTGGTATTAAGAAAATCTTAATCGCATCGGGTGTTCGTTATGACCTTGCGGTTCAAGACCCTCGTTATGTTAAAGAGCTCGTTACTCACCACGTAGGTGGCTACTTAAAAATTGCCCCAGAGCACACCGAGGAAGGTCCATTGTCGAAGATGATGAAACCGGGTATGGGCAGTTATTACAAGTTTAAAGAGCTATTTGAAAAGTACTCTAAAGAAGCAGGTAAAGAGCAATACCTTATTCCGTACTTTATCGCCGCTCACCCAGGTACTGAGACCAAGGACATGATTAACTTGGCCTTGTGGTTAAAAGAAAATAAATTCCGCTTGGATCAGGTTCAAAACTTCTATCCTTCGCCAATGGCGACGGCAACGACCATGTACCACACAGAAATTGATACCTTACACAAGGTAAAAAAACAAAACGATGTGGTGCCTATTGCTCGTGGTGAAAAAGAACGTCGATTACACAAAGCGATTTTGCGTTATCACGATCCTAAAAACTGGAAGATGATCCGTCATGCACTTAAAGAAATGGGCCTAGCTAAGCTCATTGGTCACGGCCAGCAACATTTAGTGCCACCGGCCTCAGCTAATGAAGAGAGACTGGCAGCGAGTAACCGCGGTCGTCGCCCTAACCTCAAAGGCAAAGGCAATGGACAAGGCGGTCAAAAAGCCTTAACGCGTCACACGGGCTTAGGTCAGTTTGACAATGCTTCTTCTAATAAGGGCAAGTCTGCAGACAAAGGTAAGCCAGCTGGAAAAGGTAAACCGACTGGAAAAGGTAAACCAGCGGGTAACAAACACAGCGGTAAGCCAAAAGCCAAGAGCCGCGCAGGACGCTAACCCTATTCACATTATTGTTATAAAGAGCCTTTATGATAAAGGCTCTTTTTGTAAATAAACCAGATACACAAAGGGAAACACCATGAGCACCCAACAACAATTTTTCGAAGAAATCGCAGCAACTCAAATGATTTGGGCACTACACGACAAAGAAACAGACGGCTGGGTTATTGTCGACTCAGTTCAGTTTGAGGATACAGACGTGATGCTATTGTGGTCTCGTGAGTCTATTGCTCAAAGTAACTGTACTGACGAGTGGGCGCAGTATGTACCAAC is a window from the Psychrosphaera ytuae genome containing:
- a CDS encoding YgiQ family radical SAM protein translates to MQTTTAKKPAVAKPPQATVKTDKKLWDYPKYWAECFGPAPFLPTTREEMDLLGWDSCDVIIVTGDAYVDHPSFGMAVIGRMLEAQGFRVGIIDQPDWHSKDDFMRLGKPNLYFGVTAGNMDSMINRYTADRKIRHDDAYTPDNIGGKRPDRAVTVYSQRCREAYKGVPVVIGGIEASLRRIGHYDYWSNKVRRSVIFDSKADLLIFGNAERPLVEVTHRLANGEDIKDIKDVRGTAIIVKDALPDWQGIDSTHIDKPGIIDPMLNPYQEYDANTCDNKDQAIQQSAADDTGVAQAVVVQPYDKKKTKAQLRRPWDRVYVKLPAFEVVSKNEVLYAHTNRILHQETNPGCAKALMQRHGDRSVWINPPAFPLETEEMDFVFGMPFARIPHPKYDGKKIPAYEMIKTSVNIMRGCYGGCTFCSITEHEGRIIQSRSEDSIIQEIEQIRDKVPGFTGVISDLGGPTANMYMLRCKSAKAEATCRRASCVYPDICKHMDTDHEPTIKLYQRARELPGIKKILIASGVRYDLAVQDPRYVKELVTHHVGGYLKIAPEHTEEGPLSKMMKPGMGSYYKFKELFEKYSKEAGKEQYLIPYFIAAHPGTETKDMINLALWLKENKFRLDQVQNFYPSPMATATTMYHTEIDTLHKVKKQNDVVPIARGEKERRLHKAILRYHDPKNWKMIRHALKEMGLAKLIGHGQQHLVPPASANEERLAASNRGRRPNLKGKGNGQGGQKALTRHTGLGQFDNASSNKGKSADKGKPAGKGKPTGKGKPAGNKHSGKPKAKSRAGR
- a CDS encoding DUF2750 domain-containing protein — encoded protein: MSTQQQFFEEIAATQMIWALHDKETDGWVIVDSVQFEDTDVMLLWSRESIAQSNCTDEWAQYVPTQISVAEWLEFWVEDLATDNVMIGLDWQEDGECPEMELVEFSQKIAEIEKL